GGGAGATCGCGCCCGGCCACGCCTATCCGCCGGACACCCCCTGGCAGCAGGAGATGGAGGCCGCCTTTCCCTACGTGGAGACCGCCGACCAGGCCGTCACCATACAGGAGGTCAAGGCGGACATGGAGAAGCCGCGGCCCATGGACCGACTGGTCTGCGGCGACGTGGGCTTTGGGAAGACGGAGGTGGCCGTGCGCGCCGCGTTCAAGGCGGTGATGGACGGAAAGCAGGTGGCGCTGCTGGTGCCCACCACCGTCCTGGCCGAGCAGCACTTCAACACCTTCCGACAGCGCATGGCGGCCTTCCCCATCCGCGTCGAGATGCTCTCCCGCTTCCGCTCGGACAAGGAGCAGAACGATGTGGTGCGGCGACTCAAGGCGGGCGATGTGGACATCGTCATCGGGACGCACCGCCTGCTTCAGAAGGACGTGGAGTTCAAGGAGCTGGGGCTGGTCATCATTGACGAGGAGCAGCGTTTCGGCGTGCTCCACAAGGAGCGGCTCAAGCGAATGCGCGCCACGGTGGACGTGCTCACACTTTCGGCCACGCCTATACCGCGCACTCTGCACATGTCGCTGGCGGGCGTCCGCGACCTCTCGACCATCCAGACTCCGCCGGAGGAGCGCCTGCCCATCAAGACCTACGTGGTGGACGACAGCGACGACGTCGTCCGCGAGGCGGTCCTGCGCGAGATGGACCGGGGCGGGCAGGTCTTCTTTCTACATAACCGCGTCCACAACATCGAGTTCATCGCGGAGCGGGTCCGGAAGCTGGTGCCGGAGGCGTCGGTAGCCGTGGCGCACGGCCAGATGGACGAGCACGATCTGGAGCGGGTGATGCTGGACTTCTATAACGGTGCGTATGACGTGCTGGTCTGCACCACTATCATCGAATCCGGCCTGGACATTCCCAACGTGAATACGCTCATCGTGCAGGACGCGCATACGTTCGGCCTGTCCCAACTCCACCAGTTGCGAGGACGTGTGGGCCGGGGCGCCGCGCGCGCCTATGCGTACTTTCTGACGCCGCCTGGCATGCGCCTCACCGAGACGGCGGACAGGCGCCTCGCCACCATCATGGAGGCCACTGAGCTGGGCGCGGGCTTCCGCATCGCCATGAAGGACCTAGAAATACGCGGCGCCGGGAACCTGCTGGGTGCGGAGCAGAGTGGGCAGATCAACTCGGTGGGATTCGACCTGTACTCGCGTCTGCTTGAGGAGGCGGTGCGCGAGCTGAAGGCGCAGCAGTATGTGGACAAGGGCGAGCGCCCGCCCGTCGAGCTGCTGCCGCAGGCGCCCCTGCCGGAGGTGGCGATGGACCTGCCCCTGGCCGCCCACATCCCGGAAAGCTACGTGCCGGATGTGGCCGCCCGCCTGGGACTGTACGGAAAGCTGGTGCGCGCCCGCAGCGAAGAGGACATGGAGGACGTGCGGCAGGAGATGACGGACCGCTTCGGCCCGCCGCCCGCCGAGATACAGGACCTGCTGTACGTGGTGCGTATCAGGCTGCTGGCCGGTCGGGCAGGGGTGCAGGCGGTGTCACGTCAGAATGGGAGCATCGTGGTGCAGTTCCGGAACGGGGTGCAGCCGGACAAGGCGTTCCTCGAAAAGGCGTACGGGACGTGGGTGCAGGTGGGCTTCAACCAGGTGCGGCTGGACTTGAACAAGCTCGGCGACAGGTGGCGCAAGGTGCTGGCCTCGGTGCTGAGCGCGATGGGGATGGAGTGAGCGCAAGGGCAATCGCGTCTTAATGCGAGCGTTCATTCCCGTCCGTCCCAAGAGACTGTGAAGAAATGCTGGGGAAAGCCCGCTGGTTCACCACCGTCATTCCGGCGGAGAGCTTGCCCCGTACCCGATACGGGGCCGGAATCCAGTGTCACCCGTCGCGGGCGAGCTTGTGTCTCTGGGCTCCGGCCCACGGCCTTCGCCGGGGCAGGCTTTTCGCCGGAGCGACGAAGGGACGCCCCCTTTGTGGTTTGCCGTGTCCATAAGTAAGAAGGACTTAGACGCGATTGCCCTGGAGTGAGCACGAGTCATCTTGCATCATCTTCCGCGCCGCGCGATAATAGAAGTTGGAATTTACTACTTTCTAAATTGAGGTAATGTTGTATGGTGCAGACCGCAAAACGCCGCAAGATCGTCCGCCCTCTGCCCAAGGGGCAGATGACCATCCCCGCCGCGTTCCGCGAGGCGCTGGGCATCGGCCCGGACACGCTCCTCAGCGTCACGCTCGTGGACGACTGCTTGGAGGTCCGTCCCGTCCGATCAGATGAGGAGTCGGTGCGCCTGTATACGGACGAGGATATTCAGCGGTTGCTTGAGGAAGATAAGCTCGATCCCCGAACGGCCGCGCGCATCAGGGCGCTTCTGCGCAAGGGCAAGCTGTAGATGCCGCGTGAGCGGACGCGCGTCTTCCTGGACGCGAGCATTCTCGTAGCGGCTGCCAAATCGCCCTCGGGCGGCTCGTCTGTCGCTCTTGAGGTCTGCCAGAGCCGACATTACCGTGCGATTGTCTCGCTGCGGGTCCTGCTGGAAGCGCGGAAGAACATCATGGAGAAGTTCGGCGAGGCGGAACATGTCCGTTACTATAAACTCCTCGCCGCGCTTGACCCGGAGATATGCGTTCCCGCGCCGCGGCACGAGATGGAACGCTGCGCGCTCCTCATATCGCCCAAAGATGCGCATGTGCTCGCCTCAGCCCTCGCGTCGCACAGCGTCGTCCTGCTGACCCTCGACCGTCGGCACTTCATGACCGCTGTGATCCAGAACGCCCGCCTGCCGCTGGTGATCATGACTCCGGGCGATTTCCTGAAGCAACTGCTTGCCTGAATGCACGTGCGTGGCGGTCTTTACAAGAGTCGCTACGCTATGGTCTGTCATTCCGAGAGAAAGCGAGGAATCTCCCCGCGGGGGCGCACTGCGGGGGAGACCCCTCGCTCCGCTCGGGGCGACAACTGAGTCGTCGCCCAGCCCTCTCCTGCCTCGCTTGTCGAGGTAGTGAAGCGGTTATCTAGGGTCATGGTAACCCGGCGACAGGTGGCGGAAGGTGCTGGCCTCCGTGCTGAGCGCGATGGGGATGGAGTAGCGGGGCCTCGCCGCGCTCTACTGCCTGACCGCGCGAATCTCCAGCACCGTCAGCGGCGCGTGGTGCGCGCGGACGCCCTCCACCTCGAACCCGGCCATGCGCACCGTCTCCAGCGTGCGGCGGTCCAGATGACACCCGTGCGCGAACCGCTTCCAGAGCGGCGTCAGACCGTCCTGCAACCGCCCAAAGGCGTTCTCCCATCGAACGTGTTCCAGCAACAGGAGTCGCCCGCCGGGTCGCAGCACCCGCCGCACCTCGCCGAGCGCTAGCAGCGGCTCCGCGACGGTGCAGAAGACGAGCGTGCCGACTGCTACGTCGAACGACGCGTCGGCGAAGGGCAGCGCCTGCGCGTCGGCCATCAGGAGTTGGACGGGAACAGGCGCCTTGTTCAGGTGCTTGCGTGCCTGTCGCGCCATGCTGTCATCGTACTCGGTCGCGACGACATGCGCCTGTGGTGGATATAGCGGCAGGTTCGCGCCGGTCCCCGCGCCGACCTCTAGCACGCGACCGTGCGCCGCGGAGAGCAGGCGTCTCCGCATACGCCGGAGGCCCATCGCTTCCCACGGCGCGGTGCAGATGTCATAGAGAGCGGCGAACGTGCGACTCATGGCCTTGGCGGCCTCCCGCGCCCCCCGTTGTTACCGTTCCAGAGTCGCCACGCACTCCACGTGGTACGTCTGGGGAAACAGGTCAATCGGCTGGACTTCGGTCAGACGGTAGCCGCCGTCGCACAGGACCCGCAGGTCGCGCCCCAGCGCGGAGGGGTCGCACGACACGTACACGACCTTCGGAGGAGCCAGGGCGATGAGCGCCGCCAACGCCTGGGGATGGCACCCGACGCGCGGCGGGTCCATGATGACGGCGTCGGGCCGCTCGGTGAGCTTCGATAGTGCAGCCTCGGTTTTCGCCTCCACGAACTCGATGTTCCTTATCCCTCGGGCGTTCGCCTTCGCGTCCTTCACCGCCGACGGCGACTCCTCGACGGCGACGACCTTGCGGGCCTTCCCCGCCAGCAGAATGGCGAAGGTGCCGACGCCCGCGTAGGCGTCCACCACGTACTCCCGGCCGGTCAGCCCCAGCCGCTCCTCAATCAGCCGCACCATGCGCTCCGCCTGGGCGATGTTGACCTGAAAGAAGGACGAAGATGCAACGCGGAAGCGGCGCCCCAGTATCTCGTCCTCGTAGTGCATCTGGCCCGAAGGCAACGGGATGGACGACTCCTTCAGGGTCGGCTGGATGAGCAGCGAGCCTGTCGTGACGCCTGAGCGGATGGAGAGTTGCGTCGTCTCGGCGCAGCGGTCCTGAAGCTGGGCGAGGGCCAGGTTGATGGACTCGTGCATGAGCATGCACCGGTCAATGCGCACCCACCGACGCGTCTCCTTGTGCACAAAGCCCAGCGCCCCCCGCCCTGCGGGGCTGATGGTGAAGCGCGCGTGGTTGCGGTAGCCCCACGGCTCGCCCGGGATGGTCGGCCTCACCGGCGCGTCCTCGAAGTTGCCGAAGCGGCGCAACTGCTCCACCACCAGGGTACGCTTCATCTCAAGTTGACGCTCGTACGCGATGTGCTGCCACTGGCAGCCGCTGCACGGGCCGTAGTAGGGGCAGGGCGCGGTCACGCGGTGCGGTGACGGCTTCAGTATCCCAATCGCCTCCGCAGCGACATGGTGTCGCCGCCGACGAAGCACCCGCGCGACGACCTCCTCGCCGGGGATGGCGTTCGCCACGAAGACGGGCGTATCGTCCAGGCTGGCCTGGGCCTCGCCCATGAACCCCATTTCCTCTATGGTGAGGCGGACGGTGTCGCCTTGCTGCGGTTGTTTCTGGTCGTCGGGCATAAAGCTCGTTGCTCTTTCTAGCTAGTGCGGTTTCTGCGAAACCATACCAGGGAGGTTCAG
This DNA window, taken from Dehalococcoidia bacterium, encodes the following:
- the mfd gene encoding transcription-repair coupling factor — its product is VASHQAQRIGELLREEDVAADIIEELAKSPPASVTLVKGSPAEGFATPGLTLLTDAEVFGFTKQRRVMRRRPIKREAFLAELKLNEYVVHVEHGIGRFVGTLRRPSVEGQEREFLVLEYAESDKLYVPTEHIDRVAPYVAPGEASPSLSRLGSAEWERTKQRVKESAREVAKDLLAVYAAREIAPGHAYPPDTPWQQEMEAAFPYVETADQAVTIQEVKADMEKPRPMDRLVCGDVGFGKTEVAVRAAFKAVMDGKQVALLVPTTVLAEQHFNTFRQRMAAFPIRVEMLSRFRSDKEQNDVVRRLKAGDVDIVIGTHRLLQKDVEFKELGLVIIDEEQRFGVLHKERLKRMRATVDVLTLSATPIPRTLHMSLAGVRDLSTIQTPPEERLPIKTYVVDDSDDVVREAVLREMDRGGQVFFLHNRVHNIEFIAERVRKLVPEASVAVAHGQMDEHDLERVMLDFYNGAYDVLVCTTIIESGLDIPNVNTLIVQDAHTFGLSQLHQLRGRVGRGAARAYAYFLTPPGMRLTETADRRLATIMEATELGAGFRIAMKDLEIRGAGNLLGAEQSGQINSVGFDLYSRLLEEAVRELKAQQYVDKGERPPVELLPQAPLPEVAMDLPLAAHIPESYVPDVAARLGLYGKLVRARSEEDMEDVRQEMTDRFGPPPAEIQDLLYVVRIRLLAGRAGVQAVSRQNGSIVVQFRNGVQPDKAFLEKAYGTWVQVGFNQVRLDLNKLGDRWRKVLASVLSAMGME
- a CDS encoding AbrB/MazE/SpoVT family DNA-binding domain-containing protein, which produces MVQTAKRRKIVRPLPKGQMTIPAAFREALGIGPDTLLSVTLVDDCLEVRPVRSDEESVRLYTDEDIQRLLEEDKLDPRTAARIRALLRKGKL
- a CDS encoding PIN domain-containing protein yields the protein MPRERTRVFLDASILVAAAKSPSGGSSVALEVCQSRHYRAIVSLRVLLEARKNIMEKFGEAEHVRYYKLLAALDPEICVPAPRHEMERCALLISPKDAHVLASALASHSVVLLTLDRRHFMTAVIQNARLPLVIMTPGDFLKQLLA
- a CDS encoding class I SAM-dependent methyltransferase translates to MSRTFAALYDICTAPWEAMGLRRMRRRLLSAAHGRVLEVGAGTGANLPLYPPQAHVVATEYDDSMARQARKHLNKAPVPVQLLMADAQALPFADASFDVAVGTLVFCTVAEPLLALGEVRRVLRPGGRLLLLEHVRWENAFGRLQDGLTPLWKRFAHGCHLDRRTLETVRMAGFEVEGVRAHHAPLTVLEIRAVRQ
- the rlmD gene encoding 23S rRNA (uracil(1939)-C(5))-methyltransferase RlmD, which gives rise to MPDDQKQPQQGDTVRLTIEEMGFMGEAQASLDDTPVFVANAIPGEEVVARVLRRRRHHVAAEAIGILKPSPHRVTAPCPYYGPCSGCQWQHIAYERQLEMKRTLVVEQLRRFGNFEDAPVRPTIPGEPWGYRNHARFTISPAGRGALGFVHKETRRWVRIDRCMLMHESINLALAQLQDRCAETTQLSIRSGVTTGSLLIQPTLKESSIPLPSGQMHYEDEILGRRFRVASSSFFQVNIAQAERMVRLIEERLGLTGREYVVDAYAGVGTFAILLAGKARKVVAVEESPSAVKDAKANARGIRNIEFVEAKTEAALSKLTERPDAVIMDPPRVGCHPQALAALIALAPPKVVYVSCDPSALGRDLRVLCDGGYRLTEVQPIDLFPQTYHVECVATLER